The following coding sequences lie in one Acidobacteriota bacterium genomic window:
- a CDS encoding SEC-C domain-containing protein — translation MATGRNDPCPCGSGRKYKQCCLSNNEQGEARWRAWREAESAVVTAVIEFAGDTWGEAFLKHAFEEFYAGSPDPEDPMTRGQWEQLFLPWFAFDFIPRPPKRAKQTASWPVTTLAEAYLSAHGQHVPAAEVRLLRAGIEAPLSFMVVTSAEAGKSVDLRDILLGDVHHVVERSASTSLRPGHVVLSRVIADGDLAIMSGLGPFPLFPTSHQTVINYRERFLRPGGPVTRTAVKAAAPEVLGLYHRLVHEVLHPAPLRLQNTDGDPLAPATLEFKVRCSVRDAFDRLKLLTLANDDDELLDDASWSESGELTAVDLVWSKWGNKLHREWDNTTLGNLSLSPGQLSVSVNSTKRARKIRRLVEKHLGSDVLFLRETIESVDALLEAAKHGGSPGDDASAGPSFEDTPEARAMLDEMSRRHWEAWFDEEIPALGGVTPREAAKTRLGRERLEALLAEYAWRDEAGPRNQFKPEVAWLRERLGLPGV, via the coding sequence ATGGCCACCGGCCGAAATGACCCATGCCCGTGCGGGAGCGGGCGCAAGTACAAGCAGTGCTGCCTCTCGAACAATGAGCAAGGCGAAGCCAGGTGGCGGGCCTGGCGCGAGGCCGAAAGCGCCGTGGTCACGGCGGTCATAGAGTTTGCCGGTGACACGTGGGGCGAAGCGTTCCTGAAACACGCGTTCGAGGAGTTCTACGCCGGCTCGCCGGACCCGGAAGACCCTATGACGCGCGGCCAGTGGGAACAGCTCTTCCTGCCGTGGTTCGCCTTTGATTTCATTCCCCGGCCGCCGAAGCGCGCGAAGCAGACGGCGTCGTGGCCGGTGACCACGCTGGCAGAAGCGTATCTGAGTGCGCATGGCCAACACGTCCCGGCGGCGGAAGTGCGCTTACTCCGAGCCGGGATCGAGGCGCCGCTCAGTTTCATGGTCGTCACGTCGGCAGAGGCGGGCAAGTCGGTCGATCTCAGGGACATCCTGCTGGGGGATGTCCATCACGTGGTGGAGCGGAGCGCCTCAACGAGTCTTCGCCCCGGACATGTCGTCCTGAGTCGCGTGATCGCGGATGGTGATCTCGCGATCATGTCCGGGCTGGGACCGTTCCCGCTGTTCCCGACAAGCCACCAGACGGTGATCAACTACCGCGAGAGATTCCTTCGACCGGGTGGACCCGTCACTCGGACGGCCGTGAAGGCCGCGGCGCCGGAAGTCCTCGGGCTCTACCACCGGCTGGTCCACGAGGTGCTGCACCCGGCACCGCTGCGACTCCAGAACACCGACGGCGACCCGCTAGCGCCGGCGACGCTGGAGTTCAAAGTGCGGTGCAGCGTGCGCGACGCGTTCGACCGTCTCAAGTTGCTCACACTGGCGAACGACGACGACGAATTGCTGGACGATGCGTCGTGGTCGGAGTCGGGTGAATTGACCGCCGTCGACTTGGTCTGGAGCAAGTGGGGGAACAAGCTGCACCGTGAATGGGACAACACGACGCTTGGCAACCTCTCGTTGTCGCCAGGGCAGTTGAGCGTGTCCGTGAATTCGACGAAAAGGGCCCGGAAGATCAGGCGCCTCGTCGAGAAGCATCTGGGAAGCGATGTGCTGTTCCTGCGAGAGACGATTGAATCTGTTGATGCCTTGCTCGAAGCCGCGAAGCACGGTGGCAGTCCTGGCGATGACGCTAGTGCGGGGCCAAGCTTCGAGGACACGCCGGAGGCCCGGGCCATGCTCGACGAGATGAGCCGGCGTCACTGGGAGGCCTGGTTTGACGAGGAGATTCCAGCGCTCGGCGGCGTCACCCCGCGCGAGGCCGCGAAGACCCGGCTCGGCCGCGAACGTCTGGAAGCCCTTCTGGCCGAGTACGCATGGCGAGACGAGGCCGGGCCGCGCAACCAGTTCAAACCGGAGGTGGCGTGGCTGCGGGAGCGCCTGGGCCTGCCGGGCGTGTAA
- a CDS encoding class I SAM-dependent rRNA methyltransferase: protein MSNPVEPKVVVTARGEDRARAGHPWIYRTDVADVRAQGGDTVVVVNPRGRILGHALFSDKSQIALRLLTIGEAPAGPDLWRARLDAAIAFRRQLAIDATAFRLVHGEADLMPSLVVDQYDRHLVVQALSQGTERLLPRIVEMLQDALAPAGILARHDVRVRQLEGLEQCVTLLAGEVPPLVTVREGGIEHDVDLWHGQKTGLFLDQRENRIAARQYARGRLLDCFSYHGAFALQLADCCDQVTALDVSEEAVGHIARNAARNKITNIEAHCVNVFDELRRLERAGERYDMVVLDPPAFAKSKDAVEKAFAGYKEINLRALKILKPGGTLVTCSCSYNIDEATFGQIVYEASIDARARVVVVEKRMQARDHPVLLGVPETYYLKCFIVRKVG, encoded by the coding sequence GTGAGCAACCCCGTCGAACCCAAAGTCGTCGTCACCGCCCGCGGCGAAGATCGCGCGCGCGCCGGACATCCGTGGATATACCGCACTGATGTTGCGGATGTGCGGGCACAGGGCGGCGATACGGTGGTTGTCGTGAACCCGCGCGGCCGGATCCTCGGCCACGCCCTGTTCAGCGACAAGTCGCAGATTGCGCTGCGGCTGCTCACGATTGGCGAGGCGCCGGCCGGGCCCGATCTGTGGCGCGCCAGGCTTGATGCGGCCATCGCTTTTCGCCGACAACTCGCGATCGATGCGACGGCCTTCAGGCTGGTGCACGGCGAGGCCGACCTGATGCCGTCGCTCGTCGTCGATCAATACGACCGCCACCTCGTCGTGCAGGCGCTCTCCCAGGGGACCGAGCGCCTGCTGCCTCGCATCGTGGAGATGTTGCAGGACGCGCTGGCCCCCGCGGGCATTCTCGCGCGACATGATGTGCGCGTGCGCCAACTCGAGGGCCTCGAGCAGTGCGTCACGCTGCTCGCTGGCGAGGTGCCGCCGCTTGTGACGGTGCGCGAGGGCGGTATCGAGCACGACGTGGACCTGTGGCACGGGCAGAAGACGGGGCTCTTTCTCGATCAGCGCGAAAACCGGATTGCCGCGCGGCAATACGCCCGCGGCCGGCTGCTCGACTGTTTCAGCTATCACGGCGCCTTCGCCCTGCAGTTGGCGGATTGCTGCGATCAGGTGACGGCGCTCGACGTGTCAGAAGAAGCCGTCGGCCACATCGCGCGGAACGCCGCACGCAACAAGATCACCAACATCGAGGCGCACTGCGTCAACGTGTTCGACGAACTGCGGCGTCTCGAACGGGCGGGTGAGCGCTACGACATGGTGGTGCTCGATCCTCCCGCGTTCGCCAAGAGTAAGGACGCGGTCGAAAAGGCGTTCGCGGGGTACAAGGAAATCAACCTGCGCGCCCTGAAGATCCTGAAACCCGGTGGCACGCTTGTCACCTGCAGTTGCTCGTACAACATAGACGAGGCCACGTTCGGCCAGATCGTCTACGAGGCCTCCATCGACGCCCGCGCCCGCGTCGTCGTCGTCGAAAAGCGCATGCAGGCGCGCGACCACCCCGTGCTGCTCGGCGTGCCGGAGACCTACTACCTCAAGTGCTTCATCGTCCGGAAGGTAGGGTAG
- a CDS encoding DUF4337 domain-containing protein, translating into MDLDPMESATNASEEQARASAADSARLSTWVAITVALLATFLGVCKVKDDNIVQAMQQAQADKLDHWNFYQARNIREEVGRATLAQLLLAVEGAPASQLDKYREAIKTYEKLVADQSQKKDDLRKQAEQDQKTYDALNYRDDQFDLSDALVALAISLLALTALTHKKWLFWVALVPTAFGALMGLAGLFGWPLHPDFLARLLS; encoded by the coding sequence ATGGACCTCGACCCCATGGAATCCGCGACCAATGCATCCGAAGAACAGGCCCGCGCGTCGGCGGCCGACTCGGCCCGCCTCAGCACGTGGGTGGCGATCACGGTGGCGCTGCTCGCAACGTTTCTCGGCGTCTGCAAGGTGAAGGACGACAACATCGTTCAGGCGATGCAACAGGCCCAGGCCGACAAGCTCGACCACTGGAACTTCTACCAGGCGCGCAATATCCGCGAGGAGGTTGGCAGGGCGACGCTGGCGCAACTGTTGCTCGCCGTCGAGGGCGCGCCTGCATCCCAGCTCGACAAGTACCGCGAGGCCATCAAGACCTACGAGAAGCTGGTTGCCGACCAGTCGCAGAAAAAAGACGATCTGCGGAAGCAGGCCGAACAGGATCAGAAGACCTACGACGCGCTCAATTACCGCGACGATCAGTTCGACCTCTCGGACGCGCTGGTTGCGCTCGCGATCTCGCTGCTCGCCTTGACCGCGCTGACGCACAAGAAGTGGCTGTTCTGGGTGGCGCTCGTACCCACCGCGTTCGGCGCGCTGATGGGGTTGGCGGGGCTGTTCGGCTGGCCGCTGCATCCGGACTTCCTCGCGCGATTGCTGTCCTAA
- the rpiB gene encoding ribose 5-phosphate isomerase B: protein MRIAIGSDHGGFDLKEHLLHLLDELNVPYEDFGTFTPDPADYPDIAAPVARGVADGTFELGILICGTGIGMSIAANKIPGVRAALVTDVETARLSREHNDANIMTIGGRTTPVDRARDIVRTFLQTRFDGGGRHSRRVQKIAALDCKDS, encoded by the coding sequence GTGCGCATTGCCATTGGCTCAGATCACGGCGGCTTCGACCTCAAGGAACACCTCTTGCACCTGCTGGACGAGTTGAACGTCCCGTACGAGGACTTCGGCACCTTCACGCCGGATCCGGCCGACTATCCCGACATCGCCGCGCCGGTGGCCCGCGGCGTCGCCGACGGCACCTTCGAACTGGGCATCCTGATCTGCGGTACCGGCATCGGTATGTCGATCGCGGCCAACAAGATCCCGGGCGTCCGGGCCGCGCTTGTCACCGACGTCGAAACCGCCCGCCTGAGCCGCGAACACAATGACGCCAACATCATGACGATTGGCGGACGCACGACGCCGGTCGATCGCGCCCGCGACATCGTTCGCACTTTTCTCCAGACCCGTTTCGACGGGGGCGGCCGCCACAGCCGCCGCGTGCAGAAGATCGCCGCGCTCGATTGCAAGGACTCATAA
- a CDS encoding ATP-dependent DNA helicase, producing MQKVPPVSGQADLAAAVDQVFAGDGPLARAVAEFEPREGQRDMAAAVSRVFARGGVLLAEAGTGTGKTLAYLVPAILSRQRVLISTGTKNLQEQIYFKDLPILREALGLPFTATYMKGRGNYLCLHRLATWRDDVEAGSPADRLYLKLVDDWAATTETGDRAEIQDLPEDVAFWSDIAATAENCIGTQCPEYDDCFVTLMRQRAAQSDVVIVNHHLMCADAAVRQNAYGEVIPACPLAVIDEAHQLEDVATQYFGFSISNYRFDELTRDFERLFASREIADREGQLGRALNRVDDRARLFFSALALARHDYPPLANAFTGPGGEDRARISPDMLEPVREPGRYLLDALTGLEATVALARESSEDLHAIGRRAAELRDELRFLLDANDRDYVFYLEFRGRGLFLRASPIDVSTLVRNLLLDRFAATVLTSATLTVEGRFTYLRSRLGVERAEELQLLSEFNYREQAILYLPPRMPSPKTPAFAQAAAREVVGILTRTQGRAFVLFTSYAMLRLVQPVVESALDYPILVQGTAPRSALLRQFRETPHSVLLATSSFWQGVDVVGDALSCVIIDRLPFASPGDPVIAARIDAIVQRGGDGFADLQVPLAVLTLLQGLGRLIRHRRDRGVLAILDPRITTMPYGRRFLASLPPAPVTSDIEDIVRFFADAQRPA from the coding sequence GTGCAGAAAGTTCCCCCTGTATCCGGACAAGCTGATCTAGCAGCCGCCGTCGATCAGGTCTTCGCCGGCGACGGCCCTCTGGCGCGAGCCGTGGCCGAGTTCGAGCCACGGGAGGGCCAGCGCGACATGGCCGCGGCGGTCTCGCGCGTCTTCGCGCGCGGCGGTGTGCTGCTGGCCGAAGCCGGCACGGGCACCGGCAAGACGCTGGCCTACCTGGTTCCGGCCATTCTCTCCCGCCAGCGCGTTCTCATCTCGACCGGCACCAAGAACCTCCAGGAGCAGATCTACTTCAAGGACCTGCCCATTCTGCGCGAGGCCCTGGGCCTGCCCTTCACGGCCACCTACATGAAAGGGCGTGGCAACTACCTGTGCCTCCACCGACTCGCCACGTGGCGCGATGACGTCGAGGCTGGCTCGCCGGCTGACCGCCTCTATCTGAAGCTGGTGGACGACTGGGCAGCCACCACCGAGACGGGCGATCGGGCCGAGATCCAGGACCTTCCGGAAGATGTCGCGTTCTGGAGTGATATTGCCGCCACGGCAGAAAACTGCATCGGCACACAGTGTCCGGAGTACGACGACTGCTTCGTCACGCTCATGCGTCAGCGTGCCGCCCAGTCTGACGTGGTCATCGTCAATCACCACCTGATGTGCGCGGATGCCGCAGTGCGCCAGAACGCCTATGGCGAGGTGATCCCGGCATGTCCGCTGGCGGTGATAGACGAGGCGCACCAACTGGAGGATGTGGCGACACAGTATTTCGGGTTTTCGATCAGTAACTATCGCTTCGACGAGCTGACCCGGGATTTCGAGCGGCTGTTCGCCTCACGCGAGATCGCCGACCGGGAAGGCCAACTGGGACGAGCGCTGAACCGGGTTGACGACCGCGCGCGGCTGTTCTTCTCGGCGCTCGCATTGGCCAGGCACGACTATCCGCCATTGGCCAACGCGTTCACCGGCCCTGGTGGCGAAGACCGCGCGAGAATCTCGCCGGACATGCTCGAGCCCGTGCGGGAGCCCGGACGGTACCTCCTCGACGCGCTCACCGGTCTTGAAGCCACCGTCGCACTCGCGCGCGAGTCATCCGAAGACCTGCATGCCATCGGCCGCCGCGCCGCCGAACTGCGCGATGAACTCCGCTTCCTGCTCGATGCCAACGACCGAGACTACGTCTTCTACCTCGAGTTCCGGGGGCGCGGTCTGTTCCTGCGTGCCTCACCTATCGATGTCTCCACGCTGGTTCGCAACCTGCTGCTCGATCGTTTCGCGGCCACGGTGCTCACGTCAGCCACGTTGACCGTCGAGGGCAGGTTCACCTACCTCCGCAGCCGCCTTGGGGTGGAGCGCGCCGAAGAACTCCAGCTCCTATCGGAGTTCAACTACCGCGAGCAGGCCATCCTCTACCTGCCACCGCGGATGCCGTCGCCCAAGACGCCCGCCTTCGCGCAGGCTGCCGCACGCGAGGTGGTGGGCATCCTCACGCGCACGCAGGGTCGGGCATTCGTGCTGTTCACCAGTTACGCGATGCTCAGACTGGTGCAGCCGGTCGTCGAATCGGCGCTCGACTACCCGATCCTGGTCCAGGGCACCGCGCCGCGTTCGGCGCTGCTGCGGCAATTCCGTGAGACGCCGCATTCGGTGCTGCTGGCGACGTCGAGTTTCTGGCAGGGCGTGGATGTGGTGGGCGATGCCCTGAGCTGCGTGATCATCGATCGCCTGCCGTTCGCCTCGCCGGGTGATCCGGTCATTGCGGCTCGCATTGATGCGATTGTTCAACGTGGCGGTGACGGCTTCGCGGACCTCCAGGTGCCGCTGGCCGTCCTGACGCTGCTCCAGGGTCTCGGGCGGTTGATCCGCCACCGGCGCGACCGCGGCGTCCTCGCGATTCTCGACCCCCGCATCACGACGATGCCCTATGGACGGCGGTTCCTGGCGTCGCTCCCCCCCGCTCCCGTCACCTCCGATATCGAGGACATCGTCAGGTTCTTTGCGGACGCCCAACGCCCCGCTTGA
- a CDS encoding oligosaccharide flippase family protein: MKLLFKPTVVVSAFNFVALIISFACQLIVAATFGTRAQMDAYLAASALPTVIAATLSGPVAFVLIPAIMRRRSSGGLAAGWQVASGVLNLAALGLGLLTVVGMLLRRSLMGIIVPGLTPATSALAAELSMILWPTVLFVGLSSILISLIQAEQRFTWPAFVPLVGSGLQLIILLQFGSQLGIRGLAAAVLVNSIAQLVLLLPAAFRKGRYNLLAGWHSSAGRGVIYTLIPVAGGRILLDASILIDRYLGSEMASGSIAQLNYASRIPTVALTLFSAALSITIFPTFAREASEGDLAGLRRTYCASIRYSSLFYFPVVVILCVLSRPLVATLFERGAFRPSDTAVIAAILPWYLVSMAATTLKNISCRVIYALNEPRLMAALNAASAVVYGLVAVFLVRKWGIFGIPIAAAFTGWLFYLAQFVIGFLKTGRVLEAGFLTDIARITLAALAAGAASWSVQRLSTLPDPVLLVVSGLTGLAADAAVLLLLRDPEMTTCRRYIESGFRRALTSW, translated from the coding sequence ATGAAACTATTGTTCAAGCCAACAGTTGTCGTATCAGCGTTCAATTTCGTGGCGCTGATCATCTCCTTTGCGTGTCAACTGATTGTCGCCGCCACCTTCGGTACCCGCGCGCAAATGGACGCGTATCTCGCGGCATCGGCGTTGCCCACCGTGATCGCGGCTACGCTGAGCGGCCCGGTGGCGTTCGTCCTCATCCCGGCCATCATGCGTCGTCGGTCGTCCGGAGGGCTGGCGGCAGGATGGCAGGTTGCCAGCGGCGTCCTGAATCTTGCCGCATTGGGGCTCGGTCTGCTCACGGTGGTGGGCATGCTCTTGCGCCGCTCCTTGATGGGAATCATCGTTCCAGGCCTCACGCCGGCGACGAGCGCACTAGCCGCCGAGCTCTCAATGATCCTCTGGCCGACGGTGCTGTTCGTAGGACTGAGTTCGATTCTCATCAGCTTGATCCAGGCCGAACAACGGTTCACCTGGCCGGCTTTTGTCCCGCTGGTTGGTTCGGGACTGCAACTGATTATCCTGCTCCAGTTCGGAAGCCAATTGGGAATAAGGGGGCTGGCCGCGGCGGTCCTGGTAAACAGCATCGCGCAACTGGTCCTGCTCTTGCCGGCAGCGTTTCGGAAGGGACGGTACAATCTCCTGGCTGGTTGGCACTCCTCTGCGGGGAGGGGGGTCATCTACACGCTCATCCCTGTGGCTGGCGGCCGCATCCTTCTGGATGCGTCGATCTTGATCGACCGGTACCTCGGGTCCGAAATGGCGTCCGGGAGTATCGCTCAACTCAATTACGCCAGCAGAATACCGACGGTGGCGCTGACTCTGTTCTCGGCAGCCTTGTCGATCACGATCTTCCCGACGTTCGCCAGAGAGGCTTCTGAAGGCGATCTGGCCGGACTTCGGCGGACGTACTGTGCTTCAATCCGGTACTCATCGTTGTTCTACTTCCCCGTCGTGGTCATCCTCTGCGTCCTTTCGAGGCCGCTGGTTGCCACGTTGTTCGAGCGCGGGGCGTTTCGACCGTCCGACACGGCGGTTATCGCCGCCATTCTGCCGTGGTACCTGGTGTCGATGGCGGCGACAACCCTGAAGAATATTTCGTGTCGAGTGATCTACGCACTGAATGAGCCGAGACTTATGGCGGCCTTGAATGCGGCGTCGGCGGTTGTGTACGGACTTGTGGCAGTGTTTCTGGTGCGCAAGTGGGGCATCTTCGGGATTCCAATCGCGGCCGCCTTCACCGGTTGGCTCTTCTACCTCGCACAGTTTGTGATTGGCTTCTTGAAGACGGGCCGCGTCCTGGAAGCCGGCTTTCTTACGGACATCGCCCGAATCACGCTCGCGGCCTTGGCTGCTGGTGCCGCCAGTTGGTCGGTGCAGCGTCTCTCGACATTGCCGGACCCGGTTCTGCTGGTCGTCAGTGGGCTGACTGGCCTCGCCGCGGATGCGGCAGTACTGCTGCTCTTGCGCGATCCAGAAATGACGACGTGCCGCCGCTATATAGAGAGTGGTTTCCGTCGGGCACTAACGTCTTGGTGA
- a CDS encoding serine hydroxymethyltransferase, with protein MDTSTLIAAHRRSLRDTDPDIAQAIRNEVNRQASGLELIASENFVSNAVLEAAGSVFTNKYAEGYPGRRYYGGCEYADVVERLAIERAKALFGADHANVQPHSGAQANMSVYFTLLKPGDTVLGMNLSHGGHLTHGHPLNFSGKLYNIVAYGVRKEDERLDYDELERLAMAHKPKMIMVGASAYPRVIDFPRFRAIADRSGAVMVTDMAHIAGLVAGGVHPSPVPHSDFVTTTTHKTLRGPRAGMVLCKEKYAKDLDRSVFPGVQGGPLVHIIAAKAVCFKEAAEPAFAAYQKQIVANAARLAAVIASHGFRLVSGGTDNHLMLVDVFSRGVTGKAATAALGKAGITVNQNTIPFDQNPPLVASGIRVGTPAVTTRGMAEAEMEVVGDLIARVLAGPDDEHVHTMVRAEVEALCRKFPLYPDKLI; from the coding sequence ATGGATACCAGCACTCTCATCGCGGCTCATCGCCGCTCGCTCCGCGATACCGATCCCGACATCGCACAGGCCATTCGCAACGAAGTGAACCGCCAGGCGTCCGGTCTTGAACTGATCGCCTCAGAGAACTTCGTCAGCAACGCGGTACTTGAGGCGGCCGGATCGGTGTTCACGAACAAGTACGCCGAAGGCTATCCAGGCCGCCGGTATTACGGCGGCTGCGAGTACGCCGACGTGGTCGAACGCCTCGCCATCGAACGCGCGAAGGCGCTGTTCGGAGCGGATCACGCCAACGTGCAGCCCCACTCGGGCGCGCAGGCGAACATGTCGGTGTACTTCACGCTGCTGAAGCCCGGCGATACGGTCCTCGGCATGAACCTCTCGCACGGCGGCCACCTGACGCATGGCCACCCGCTGAACTTCTCCGGCAAGCTCTACAACATCGTCGCCTACGGCGTGCGCAAGGAAGACGAGCGGCTCGACTATGACGAACTCGAGCGGCTCGCCATGGCGCACAAGCCGAAGATGATCATGGTTGGCGCGAGTGCGTATCCGCGCGTGATTGATTTTCCGCGCTTCCGGGCGATCGCCGATCGGTCAGGCGCGGTGATGGTGACCGACATGGCGCACATCGCCGGACTGGTCGCCGGCGGCGTGCACCCCAGTCCCGTGCCGCATTCGGATTTCGTGACGACTACCACACACAAGACGCTACGCGGTCCCCGCGCCGGCATGGTGTTGTGCAAGGAAAAATACGCCAAGGATCTCGACAGGAGCGTGTTTCCGGGCGTCCAGGGCGGGCCGCTCGTGCACATCATCGCGGCCAAGGCGGTGTGCTTCAAGGAAGCGGCGGAACCTGCGTTTGCCGCGTATCAGAAGCAGATTGTCGCCAACGCGGCACGCCTCGCCGCCGTCATCGCGTCTCACGGCTTCAGACTGGTATCGGGTGGCACGGACAATCACCTCATGCTAGTCGACGTGTTCTCCAGAGGCGTCACCGGCAAAGCAGCGACCGCCGCGCTTGGCAAGGCCGGCATCACGGTCAATCAGAACACCATCCCGTTCGATCAGAATCCGCCGCTTGTCGCCAGTGGCATCCGCGTCGGCACGCCCGCCGTCACGACCCGCGGCATGGCCGAAGCCGAGATGGAGGTCGTGGGCGACCTGATCGCCCGCGTGCTGGCCGGGCCCGATGACGAGCACGTGCACACGATGGTCCGGGCCGAAGTGGAAGCACTGTGCAGAAAGTTCCCCCTGTATCCGGACAAGCTGATCTAG
- a CDS encoding tetratricopeptide repeat protein codes for MLRLISGRRLLVFALMAMVAVSFAAPVFAQTGALKGKVVDPKGKPVDKAVILIEYADGINFKVDTKTNNKGEFIQIGLRPGNYKVTASTKELGAQAFNVRVTLGDPRDVNFILGGVNNAAAAEEVVKTAALKKTFEDGVAASKAGSLLLSGDPQAVGNMSKEEAAKAGAAKFDEAVTKFTEAATLVPKCFDCYYNVGFAHMQKKEYDKAEEAFNKSIELKPDYVEAYNGLATVYNAQKKFDKAGEASQKAADLAAAAGPAGGSGGVDAEYNNGVIDWNAGKIPEAQAHFEKVIELKPDHAEAHYQLGMAFLNQAKMPEAIAMFEKYLVLAPQGPNATTAAGILKQIKK; via the coding sequence ATGCTTCGCCTCATCTCCGGCCGCCGCCTGCTGGTATTCGCCTTGATGGCGATGGTGGCCGTCTCGTTCGCAGCCCCTGTGTTTGCTCAGACCGGCGCCCTCAAGGGCAAGGTCGTCGATCCCAAGGGTAAACCGGTCGATAAGGCCGTCATCCTGATCGAGTACGCCGACGGCATCAATTTCAAGGTCGACACCAAGACCAACAATAAGGGCGAGTTCATCCAGATTGGCCTTCGGCCCGGCAACTACAAGGTGACGGCCTCGACCAAGGAGTTGGGTGCGCAGGCGTTCAATGTCCGCGTCACACTTGGTGATCCCCGCGACGTCAATTTCATCCTCGGCGGCGTCAACAACGCGGCGGCGGCGGAAGAAGTCGTCAAGACCGCAGCGCTCAAGAAGACGTTCGAGGACGGCGTGGCCGCGAGCAAAGCAGGTAGCCTACTGCTCAGCGGCGACCCGCAGGCCGTGGGCAACATGAGCAAGGAAGAAGCCGCGAAGGCAGGTGCGGCGAAGTTCGACGAGGCCGTCACCAAGTTCACAGAAGCCGCCACCCTGGTGCCGAAGTGCTTCGACTGTTACTACAACGTCGGCTTCGCGCACATGCAGAAGAAGGAGTACGACAAGGCCGAAGAGGCCTTCAACAAGTCGATCGAGTTGAAGCCGGACTATGTCGAGGCGTACAACGGGCTGGCGACGGTGTACAACGCCCAGAAGAAGTTCGACAAGGCCGGGGAAGCCAGCCAGAAGGCGGCCGACCTGGCGGCGGCGGCCGGACCAGCCGGCGGCAGCGGCGGCGTGGATGCCGAGTACAACAACGGCGTCATCGACTGGAACGCGGGCAAGATCCCGGAGGCCCAGGCCCACTTCGAGAAGGTCATTGAACTCAAACCCGACCATGCCGAGGCGCACTATCAGCTGGGCATGGCGTTCCTCAACCAGGCGAAAATGCCCGAAGCGATCGCCATGTTTGAGAAGTACCTGGTGCTGGCGCCGCAGGGACCGAACGCGACGACGGCCGCAGGTATCCTGAAGCAGATCAAGAAGTAG
- a CDS encoding YggS family pyridoxal phosphate-dependent enzyme, whose amino-acid sequence MESLSLQDAIAASLAEIRSRLTRATERAGRLPTDVRLVAVSKTFPITHVLAAHAAGQRVFGENRVQEALEKISLSSDTSIEWHLVGHLQTNKARKAASSFACIHSIDSVELLRRVDGAAEEDGRQPELLIQVDLAGEPTKHGTAVDALHAIFEVGTACRAARVTGLMVLPPFMDDPEDARPYFRRLREIRDELASRGVPRSMLHELSMGMSHDFEIAVEEGATLVRVGTAIFGGRG is encoded by the coding sequence GTGGAGTCCTTGTCGCTGCAGGACGCCATCGCTGCCAGTCTCGCCGAGATTCGAAGCCGGCTGACCCGTGCCACGGAACGGGCCGGCCGACTTCCGACTGATGTTCGCCTCGTTGCCGTCTCCAAGACCTTCCCCATCACCCACGTCCTGGCCGCCCACGCCGCCGGCCAACGGGTCTTCGGCGAAAATCGGGTCCAGGAAGCCCTAGAGAAGATCAGCCTATCGTCCGATACATCAATCGAGTGGCATCTGGTTGGCCACCTGCAGACGAACAAGGCCCGGAAAGCGGCGTCCTCGTTCGCGTGCATCCATTCCATTGACAGCGTGGAACTTCTGCGCCGGGTGGATGGGGCCGCTGAGGAGGACGGGCGTCAGCCCGAACTGCTCATCCAGGTCGACCTGGCGGGTGAACCAACCAAGCACGGCACGGCGGTCGACGCGCTGCACGCCATCTTCGAGGTGGGTACGGCGTGCCGGGCCGCACGCGTCACCGGGCTTATGGTGCTGCCGCCGTTCATGGACGATCCCGAGGATGCCCGCCCGTACTTCCGGCGGCTCCGCGAGATTCGCGATGAACTGGCGAGCCGTGGTGTTCCCCGTTCGATGCTCCATGAGCTGTCGATGGGCATGAGCCATGACTTCGAGATTGCCGTCGAGGAAGGCGCGACTCTCGTCCGGGTCGGTACCGCCATCTTCGGTGGCCGCGGCTAG